Proteins co-encoded in one Streptococcus ruminicola genomic window:
- a CDS encoding purine-nucleoside phosphorylase yields MSTIIEKIEEARQFLVSQACDAPEFGLILGSGLGELAEEIENAVVIPYEKIPNWGKSTVAGHAGQLVYGDLGGHKVLALQGRFHFYEGNPMELVTFPVRVMKALGCKGLIVTNAAGGIGFGPGTLMAISDHINMTGQNPLIGANLDDFGPRFPDMSDAYTADYRAIAHKVAEKIGIKLDEGVYLGVSGPCYETPAEIRAFQTLGADAVGMSTVPEVIVAAHSGLKVLGISAITNHAAGFQSSLNHEEVVAVTQQIKEDFKTLVKAVLAEL; encoded by the coding sequence ATGTCTACAATTATTGAAAAAATTGAAGAAGCACGTCAGTTTTTAGTCTCACAAGCTTGTGATGCTCCAGAATTTGGACTTATCCTAGGTTCAGGTCTTGGTGAACTTGCCGAAGAAATCGAAAATGCTGTTGTCATCCCTTACGAAAAAATCCCAAACTGGGGTAAATCAACAGTAGCAGGTCACGCAGGTCAATTGGTTTATGGTGACCTTGGTGGTCACAAAGTTCTTGCTCTTCAAGGACGTTTCCACTTCTACGAAGGAAATCCAATGGAATTGGTAACTTTCCCAGTGCGCGTGATGAAAGCCCTTGGTTGTAAAGGACTTATCGTGACAAATGCCGCTGGTGGTATCGGCTTTGGTCCTGGTACTTTGATGGCTATCTCAGACCACATCAACATGACAGGTCAAAACCCATTGATTGGGGCTAACCTTGATGACTTCGGACCACGTTTCCCAGATATGTCAGATGCTTATACAGCAGACTACCGTGCCATTGCTCACAAAGTTGCTGAAAAAATCGGTATCAAACTTGACGAAGGGGTTTACCTTGGTGTGTCAGGTCCTTGTTATGAAACACCTGCAGAAATCCGCGCCTTCCAAACACTTGGTGCAGATGCCGTTGGTATGTCAACAGTTCCAGAAGTTATCGTTGCCGCTCATTCAGGTTTGAAAGTTTTGGGAATTTCTGCAATCACAAACCACGCAGCAGGTTTCCAAAGCTCACTTAACCACGAAGAAGTCGTAGCAGTAACTCAACAAATCAAAGAAGACTTCAAGACACTCGTTAAAGCTGTTTTAGCAGAACTATAA